One Perca flavescens isolate YP-PL-M2 chromosome 9, PFLA_1.0, whole genome shotgun sequence genomic window carries:
- the LOC114561845 gene encoding uncharacterized protein LOC114561845 has product MVLDLVYKYFKMWLWILIGLNIITKVHGFANGKFPQSCESLLPQHDGRTPMNSEPPFEMIVDQKGDTITVSLQSKQSTPFRGFMLDARQKGNRAVGKFILLEPDNTRLLTCNNFADTAVSQKNNRNKNKIRVNWAPQGEDVDIMDFITFRATFLEKFVTFWEPMDLNVNLTSPTTPSPTPSTTTSSPTLSTTTPSTTQPSIATASTTTSTTTPSTIQPSITTPSTTQPSTTTPSTTQPSSTQPGTTTPSTTKPSTTYTSDSDTTKPTTAETNMTTKGPHSCNLLQVNAIVGMNFVCFLVVVKTELPNILATTLHNSPLSCCLNKVLKILCSLLCVAVEITAVVLFCLADTIKVTLVALVCVAIVFDFIKLVIVCLPIGPSHELKEICDLMVNVCSVIHVIFTTTVVFVGVLEMDNCRNTKEDSWLLKVMVAYTIWILLFLIWVSVNSIQRKAILGRSQIGNQKHGKRWRKQKNMKLSAAEVMVTAVSVILIVGNLCFAVAVTVGIFRYQEM; this is encoded by the exons ATGGTATTGGACCTTGTATACAAATATTTTAAG ATGTGGTTGTGGATTTTGATTGGACTTAACATCATCACAAAGGTGCATGGGTTTGCAAATGGAAAATTCCCACAGTCGTGTGAATCACTGTTACCTCAGCATGATGGTCGGACACCTATGAACAGTGAACCGCCCTTTGAGATGATCGTCGACCAAAAGGGAGACACTATTACAG TTTCTCTCCAGAGCAAGCAATCCACACCGTTCAGGGGATTTATGTTGGATGCTCGACAGAAAGGAAACCGTGCTGTAGGAAAATTCATCCTGCTTGAGCCTGATAACACTCGACTCCTGACGTGCAATAATTTTGCA GACACGGCTGTTAGTCAAAAAAACAATAGAAATAAGAATAAGATCCGAGTTAACTGGGCACCGCAGGGAGAAGACGTGGACATCATGGACTTCATCACTTTCAG AGCCACATTTCTTGAAAAGTTTGTTACATTCTGGGAACCAATGGATCTGAATGTTAATTTAACTTCACCGACCACACCATCACCAACACCAAGTACTACCACAAGTTCTCCAACGCTAAGTACTACAACACCAAGTACTACACAGCCAAGTATTGCAACAGCAAGTACTACCACAAGTACTACAACACCAAgtactatacagccaagtattACAACACCAAGTACTACACAGCCAAGTACTACAACACCAAGTACTACACAGCCAAGTAGTACACAGCCAGGTACTACAACACCAAGTACTACAAAGCCAAGTACTACATATACAAGTGATTCTGATACTACAAAGCCAACTACTGCAGAGACAAACATGACAACTAAAGGGCCACACAGTTGCAACCTATTACAG GTAAATGCCATTGTGGGGATGAATTTCGTCTGTTTTTTGGTGGTAGTCAAAACG GAGCTGCCTAATATATTGGCGACTACCCTCCACAACAGTCCCTTATCTTGTTGTCTAAATAAG GTGTTAAAGATACTGTGCAGTCTGCTTTGTGTGGCAGTTGAAATAACGGCCGtggtcttgttttgtttggctGATACCATTAAA GTCACTCTCGTTGCTCTTGTGTGTGTGGCGATAGTGTTTGATTTCATAAAGCTGGTAATCGTCTGTCTTCCAATTGGACCCAGTCATGAACT aaaGGAGATCTGTGACCTTATGGTCAACGTGTGTTCTGTCATCCATGTGATTTTTACAA CTACAGTTGTCTTTGTTGGTGTGTTGGAGATGGACAACTGCAGAAATACCAAAGAAGACTCTTGGCTTCTGAAAGTGATGGTCGCTTACACAATATGGATTCTCCTGTTTTTAATTTGGGTTTCTGTGAACAGTATCCAAAGAAAGGCAATACTGGGGAGAAGCCAAATAG GGAATCAAAAACATGGTAAAAGATGgaggaaacaaaaaaacatg AAGCTCAGTGCTGCAGAAGTAATGGTTACTGCTGTCTCAGTCATCCTCATTGTTGGAAACTTGTGTTTCGCTGTAGCTGTCACTGTTGGGATATTTAGGTATCAGGAAATGTAG
- the LOC114561444 gene encoding torsin-1A-interacting protein 2 isoform X1: MDSRVSENKVSRPLRRSTRQSSGYVKVLSFEATPRGPLKRTRKGLESQAPLTAVNGSKDVETGLEDEVSPSKKSRLETGGAVGGSGDKNDTEMDVQESVEDLEENKDEDQEMDIIQDSSHLTPQPKVERCQGDFGDMNLSPRVVLHECRSSHAVHEDADLMKTKTVKPSTKARVPPTKSTAQIRPPANQHDVTIHSMDDYKRTMEAKAKSTGILAVNHHVPSAYPTSEKSYTTRQRVNNIPAREETVQQKKQGMKKTNVIKKRSGYSCPGFLWCLWRLVLLVLLCSAILLAYKIIPVVKKTADEGMHPSRALKPEVFADRFSLLKTQFPSQRPELWQRSKIHLENHLETAHPTEPVSLIFTAGQRAETTLRCLAQGLASAFSSALNASILYIDGASKAGQDSDEVKLEIDGQFRAAFDGDKPVAVIHRFEELPPGSTLIFYRYCDHENAAYKRVFLLFTVLLPQDEVKGNHSLKEVEEMVQEYVKVKLVDSSNQTGFNEMDADKFGGLWSRISHLVLPVVSEKEVEQKGC; encoded by the exons ATGGATTCCAGGGTTTCTGAAAATAAAGTGTCTCGCCCGTTGAGACGATCGACAAGGCAGTCTTCGGGTTACGTTAAAG TATTGAGTTTTGAAGCGACGCCCAGAGGTCCTCTAAAACGGACCAGAAAGGGGTTAGAAAGCCAAGCCCCTTTAACAGCTGTCAATGGTTCCAAAGATGTGGAGACTGGCTTAGAGGATGAAG ttTCCCCTAGCAAGAAGAGCAGGCTGGAGACTGGAGGAGCAGTGGGCGGCAGTGGTGATAAGAATGACACTGAGATGGATGTCCAGGAATCAGTTGAAGATCTGGAGGAAAATAAAGATGAAGACCAGGAAATGGATATTATACAGGATTCCTCTCATCTCACTCCTCAACCAAAGGTTGAAAGGTGCCAAG GCGATTTTGGAGATATGAATTTATCCCCTCGTGTAGTACTTCATGAATGCAGATCCAGTCATGCTGTACATGAAGATGCAGACTTGATGAAAACCAAGACCG ttaaaccatCAACAAAAGCACGTGTACCCCCCACCAAGTCTACTGCGCAAATCAGACCACCGGCAAACCAACATGATGTGACGATCCATAGCATGGATGACTACAAGAGAACGATGGAGGCCAAAGCCAAGAGCACTG GTATACTGGCAGTTAACCACCATGTCCCAAGTGCGTATCCAACCTCAGAGAAATCCTACACAACCCGACAGCGTGTGAATAACATACCGGCTCGAGAAGAAACCGTTCAGCAGAAAAAACAAG GGATGAAGAAAACCAATGTTATCAAGAAACGCTCTGGATATTCCTGCCCAG GATTCCTGTGGTGTTTATGGCGTTTGGTTCTCCTTGTGTTGCTCTGTTCTGCCATCTTGCTGGCATACAAAATCATCCCTGTAGTCAAAAAGACTGCAGATGAAGGAATGCATCCATCCAGGGCTTTAAAGCCAGAAGTGTTTGCAGATCGGTTCTCTCTTCTTAAGACTCAGTTCCCTAGTCAGCGGCCTGAGTTGTGGCAGAGGAGCAAGATCCACCTGGAGAATCATCTCGAAACAGCCCATCCTACAGAGCCAGTGAGTCTGATCTTTACTGCAGGCCAAAGAGCTGAGACCACACTGCGCTGCCTGGCTCAGGGGCTGGCCTCCGCCTTCTCGTCTGCCCTCAACGCTTCCATCCTCTACATCGATGGAGCCAGCAAAGCCGGCCAGGACAGCGATGAGGTGAAGCTGGAAATTGACGGACAGTTTCGAGCAGCCTTCGACGGAGACAAACCCGTGGCTGTAATTCATCGATTCGAAGAGCTGCCTCCGGGCTCCACCCTTATTTTTTATCGCTACTGCGACCACGAGAACGCCGCCTACAAGCGGGTGTTCTTGTTGTTTACTGTGCTACTGCCTCAAGATGAGGTCAAGGGTAATCATAGTCTGAAGGAAGTGGAGGAGATGGTGCAAGAATATGTCAAGGTAAAGCTGGTGGACTCCAGCAACCAAACTGGCTTCAACGAGATGGACGCTGACAAGTTCGGTGGACTGTGGAGCCGCATCTCCCATCTTGTCTTACCCGTGGTGTCTGAGAAGGAAGTAGAGCAGAAAGGATGCTGA
- the LOC114561444 gene encoding torsin-1A-interacting protein 2 isoform X2: MDSRVSENKVSRPLRRSTRQSSGYVKVLSFEATPRGPLKRTRKGLESQAPLTAVNGSKDVETGLEDEVSPSKKSRLETGGAVGGSGDKNDTEMDVQESVEDLEENKDEDQEMDIIQDSSHLTPQPKVERCQVLHECRSSHAVHEDADLMKTKTVKPSTKARVPPTKSTAQIRPPANQHDVTIHSMDDYKRTMEAKAKSTGILAVNHHVPSAYPTSEKSYTTRQRVNNIPAREETVQQKKQGMKKTNVIKKRSGYSCPGFLWCLWRLVLLVLLCSAILLAYKIIPVVKKTADEGMHPSRALKPEVFADRFSLLKTQFPSQRPELWQRSKIHLENHLETAHPTEPVSLIFTAGQRAETTLRCLAQGLASAFSSALNASILYIDGASKAGQDSDEVKLEIDGQFRAAFDGDKPVAVIHRFEELPPGSTLIFYRYCDHENAAYKRVFLLFTVLLPQDEVKGNHSLKEVEEMVQEYVKVKLVDSSNQTGFNEMDADKFGGLWSRISHLVLPVVSEKEVEQKGC, translated from the exons ATGGATTCCAGGGTTTCTGAAAATAAAGTGTCTCGCCCGTTGAGACGATCGACAAGGCAGTCTTCGGGTTACGTTAAAG TATTGAGTTTTGAAGCGACGCCCAGAGGTCCTCTAAAACGGACCAGAAAGGGGTTAGAAAGCCAAGCCCCTTTAACAGCTGTCAATGGTTCCAAAGATGTGGAGACTGGCTTAGAGGATGAAG ttTCCCCTAGCAAGAAGAGCAGGCTGGAGACTGGAGGAGCAGTGGGCGGCAGTGGTGATAAGAATGACACTGAGATGGATGTCCAGGAATCAGTTGAAGATCTGGAGGAAAATAAAGATGAAGACCAGGAAATGGATATTATACAGGATTCCTCTCATCTCACTCCTCAACCAAAGGTTGAAAGGTGCCAAG TACTTCATGAATGCAGATCCAGTCATGCTGTACATGAAGATGCAGACTTGATGAAAACCAAGACCG ttaaaccatCAACAAAAGCACGTGTACCCCCCACCAAGTCTACTGCGCAAATCAGACCACCGGCAAACCAACATGATGTGACGATCCATAGCATGGATGACTACAAGAGAACGATGGAGGCCAAAGCCAAGAGCACTG GTATACTGGCAGTTAACCACCATGTCCCAAGTGCGTATCCAACCTCAGAGAAATCCTACACAACCCGACAGCGTGTGAATAACATACCGGCTCGAGAAGAAACCGTTCAGCAGAAAAAACAAG GGATGAAGAAAACCAATGTTATCAAGAAACGCTCTGGATATTCCTGCCCAG GATTCCTGTGGTGTTTATGGCGTTTGGTTCTCCTTGTGTTGCTCTGTTCTGCCATCTTGCTGGCATACAAAATCATCCCTGTAGTCAAAAAGACTGCAGATGAAGGAATGCATCCATCCAGGGCTTTAAAGCCAGAAGTGTTTGCAGATCGGTTCTCTCTTCTTAAGACTCAGTTCCCTAGTCAGCGGCCTGAGTTGTGGCAGAGGAGCAAGATCCACCTGGAGAATCATCTCGAAACAGCCCATCCTACAGAGCCAGTGAGTCTGATCTTTACTGCAGGCCAAAGAGCTGAGACCACACTGCGCTGCCTGGCTCAGGGGCTGGCCTCCGCCTTCTCGTCTGCCCTCAACGCTTCCATCCTCTACATCGATGGAGCCAGCAAAGCCGGCCAGGACAGCGATGAGGTGAAGCTGGAAATTGACGGACAGTTTCGAGCAGCCTTCGACGGAGACAAACCCGTGGCTGTAATTCATCGATTCGAAGAGCTGCCTCCGGGCTCCACCCTTATTTTTTATCGCTACTGCGACCACGAGAACGCCGCCTACAAGCGGGTGTTCTTGTTGTTTACTGTGCTACTGCCTCAAGATGAGGTCAAGGGTAATCATAGTCTGAAGGAAGTGGAGGAGATGGTGCAAGAATATGTCAAGGTAAAGCTGGTGGACTCCAGCAACCAAACTGGCTTCAACGAGATGGACGCTGACAAGTTCGGTGGACTGTGGAGCCGCATCTCCCATCTTGTCTTACCCGTGGTGTCTGAGAAGGAAGTAGAGCAGAAAGGATGCTGA